The following proteins come from a genomic window of Varunaivibrio sulfuroxidans:
- a CDS encoding DUF423 domain-containing protein, with protein MGDEKKTNGKPWLFLGGLNGALAVGLGAYGWHDLAGDEAMRSIFMLAVNYHMWHALALVGVAVLAERAPASRLLTLAGSLFTLGIVLFSGSLYLFSTLGAMPVNGAAPVGGAVWISAWAILSWFGYKRMRTRPQP; from the coding sequence ATGGGCGACGAAAAAAAGACGAACGGAAAACCCTGGCTTTTCCTCGGAGGGCTGAACGGCGCCCTGGCGGTTGGATTGGGCGCATACGGCTGGCATGACTTGGCCGGCGACGAGGCGATGCGGAGTATATTCATGCTCGCCGTCAATTACCATATGTGGCATGCCTTGGCGCTGGTGGGCGTGGCGGTGTTGGCGGAGCGCGCGCCGGCCTCGCGCCTTCTCACCCTCGCCGGCAGCCTATTCACCCTCGGTATCGTTTTGTTTTCGGGCTCGTTATACCTTTTTTCGACCCTTGGCGCGATGCCCGTCAACGGCGCCGCACCCGTCGGTGGAGCCGTCTGGATATCGGCGTGGGCGATCCTTTCTTGGTTTGGCTATAAGCGCATGCGCACCCGACCCCAGCCATGA